One Nostoc punctiforme PCC 73102 DNA window includes the following coding sequences:
- a CDS encoding CCE_0567 family metalloprotein, which yields MTIEELQGQIRRLNSKAGQMKMDLHDLAEGLPTDYNQLMDVAAATYEIYRKLDELKQQLKKLESAK from the coding sequence ATGACAATTGAGGAACTACAAGGACAAATCAGACGGCTGAACAGTAAAGCAGGTCAAATGAAAATGGATCTGCATGATTTAGCTGAAGGTCTGCCAACAGATTACAACCAACTTATGGATGTTGCAGCTGCAACTTATGAAATCTATCGCAAGTTAGATGAACTGAAGCAACAGCTGAAAAAATTGGAGAGTGCTAAATGA
- a CDS encoding NifX-associated nitrogen fixation protein — protein MTTNNSVNGTATTEVLNSPFLKVLIKQIRGQDSYGVYRSWSDELILKPFIVTKQKKREISVEGEVDPITQARIMAFFRAVAAGIEQETGLISQVVVDLSHEGFGWALVFSGRLLLAVKTLRDAHRFGFDSVEKLAEEGENYVKKGLDLAKRFPEVGKI, from the coding sequence ATGACCACAAATAATAGTGTTAACGGAACTGCTACAACTGAAGTCTTGAACTCACCTTTCCTGAAGGTATTAATTAAACAAATCCGTGGTCAAGACAGTTATGGAGTTTATCGTAGTTGGTCGGATGAATTAATTCTCAAACCTTTTATTGTCACCAAACAAAAGAAACGAGAAATCTCCGTTGAGGGAGAAGTTGATCCGATCACACAAGCACGAATTATGGCATTTTTTCGGGCTGTAGCTGCTGGAATTGAACAAGAAACAGGTTTGATATCCCAGGTTGTAGTTGATTTGAGCCATGAAGGATTTGGCTGGGCGCTAGTTTTTTCTGGCCGTCTTTTGCTAGCTGTAAAAACCTTGCGAGATGCTCATCGCTTTGGCTTTGACTCAGTAGAGAAATTAGCAGAAGAAGGAGAAAACTACGTCAAAAAAGGTCTTGATTTGGCAAAACGCTTTCCTGAAGTTGGCAAAATTTAA
- the nifX gene encoding nitrogen fixation protein NifX produces MKIAFTTSDRVHINAHFGWAKMIDVYEITDEGYHFVETLTFEGELKEDGNEDKITPKLEAIGDCTIVYVTAIGGSAAARLIKKGVTPVKARSEEEEISEVLNKLVKTLKGNPPPWLRKALQPKTTNFADEIEDEATV; encoded by the coding sequence ATGAAAATAGCCTTCACGACGAGCGACCGAGTTCATATTAATGCTCACTTTGGATGGGCAAAAATGATTGATGTTTACGAAATTACTGATGAGGGATATCACTTCGTAGAAACCCTCACCTTTGAAGGCGAACTCAAAGAAGATGGTAACGAAGACAAAATCACCCCAAAACTTGAAGCAATAGGTGACTGTACGATTGTTTACGTAACAGCAATTGGTGGTAGCGCCGCCGCTCGGTTAATCAAGAAAGGTGTCACCCCAGTGAAGGCGCGATCGGAAGAAGAAGAAATTAGTGAAGTGCTAAATAAGCTAGTGAAAACCCTCAAAGGTAATCCTCCACCTTGGTTGCGTAAAGCTTTACAGCCAAAAACCACAAACTTTGCCGATGAAATTGAAGACGAAGCAACAGTATGA
- the nifN gene encoding nitrogenase iron-molybdenum cofactor biosynthesis protein NifN yields MAIVTASNKALTVNPLKQSQALGATLAFLGLKGTMPLFHGSQGCTAFAKVVLVRHFREAIPLATTAMTEVTTILGGEENVEQAILTLVEKANPEIIGLCSTGLTETRGDDIEGFLKEIRDRHPELNDLAIVFAPTPDFKGALQDGFAVAVESIVKEIPRAGGLRTEQVTILAGSAFTPGDVQEIKEIVTSFGLVPIFVPDLGASLDGHLEDNYSAVTVSGTTLKQLREVGSSAFTLALGESMRGAAKILEERFGTPYEVFGELTGLEPVDEFIQALAILSGNSVPEKYRRQRRQLQDAMLDTHFYFGAKRVSLALEPDLLWSTVHFLQSMGSQIHAVVTTTRSHLLEKLPVKSITIGDLEDFESLAGGSDLLIGNSNVGAIAKRLSIPLYRLGLPIYDRLGNGQFTKVGYRGTMELLFGIGNLFLEAEEARVKQFQEFGIVSAEF; encoded by the coding sequence ATGGCGATCGTTACCGCTTCTAACAAAGCACTGACAGTTAATCCCCTCAAGCAAAGTCAAGCTTTGGGCGCAACCTTAGCCTTTTTGGGATTGAAAGGGACAATGCCCTTATTCCACGGTTCTCAAGGTTGTACTGCTTTCGCCAAAGTTGTCCTAGTGCGGCATTTCCGGGAAGCGATTCCCCTAGCTACCACAGCGATGACGGAAGTCACTACTATCTTGGGTGGTGAAGAGAATGTGGAGCAAGCAATTCTCACTCTGGTAGAAAAAGCTAATCCAGAAATTATTGGTTTATGTAGTACTGGGTTAACGGAAACTAGAGGCGATGACATTGAAGGTTTTCTGAAGGAAATCCGCGATCGCCATCCCGAATTGAATGATTTAGCGATCGTTTTTGCACCTACCCCAGATTTTAAAGGTGCGTTACAAGATGGCTTTGCTGTTGCTGTCGAAAGCATAGTTAAGGAAATTCCTCGCGCGGGTGGACTCAGAACTGAACAAGTCACGATTTTGGCGGGTTCTGCTTTCACACCTGGGGATGTACAGGAAATCAAAGAGATAGTCACGTCTTTTGGATTAGTGCCGATCTTTGTACCTGACCTTGGCGCTTCTCTAGATGGACATTTAGAGGATAATTATAGTGCGGTTACAGTCAGTGGAACTACCTTAAAACAGCTACGAGAAGTAGGTAGTTCTGCCTTTACCCTGGCATTGGGTGAAAGTATGCGCGGTGCTGCAAAGATTCTAGAAGAACGCTTTGGCACACCTTACGAAGTGTTTGGCGAACTGACGGGATTAGAACCAGTAGATGAGTTTATCCAAGCATTGGCGATTCTGAGCGGTAACAGCGTACCCGAAAAATACCGCCGCCAACGTCGTCAGTTGCAAGATGCAATGTTGGACACTCATTTTTACTTCGGTGCAAAACGAGTTTCCTTAGCGCTGGAACCAGACTTGTTGTGGTCAACAGTGCATTTCTTGCAATCGATGGGTAGTCAAATTCATGCTGTGGTAACAACCACGCGATCGCACCTCTTAGAAAAACTCCCGGTTAAAAGCATCACCATCGGCGACTTGGAAGACTTTGAGAGTCTAGCAGGCGGTTCTGATTTGCTAATTGGTAACTCGAATGTCGGTGCGATCGCAAAACGCCTCTCGATTCCTCTTTATCGTTTAGGATTGCCCATTTATGACCGCTTAGGTAATGGTCAATTTACCAAAGTTGGCTATCGAGGCACGATGGAACTTTTGTTTGGCATCGGCAACCTGTTTTTAGAGGCAGAAGAAGCGAGAGTTAAGCAGTTCCAAGAGTTCGGAATTGTGAGCGCTGAGTTTTGA
- the nifE gene encoding nitrogenase iron-molybdenum cofactor biosynthesis protein NifE, giving the protein MKSTQGKINELLTETGCEHNQHKQAEKKNKSCAQQAQPGAAQGGCAFDGAMIALVPIADAAHLVHGPIACAGNSWGSRGSLSSGPQLYKMGFTTDLGENDVIFGGEKKLYKAILELKERYQPAAVFVYATCVTALIGDDMDAVCKAAAEKIGIPVVPVIAPGFIGSKNLGNRFGGEALLEYVVGTAEPEHTTPYDINLIGEYNIAGEMWGVTPLLEKLGIRILSKITGDARYNEIRYAHRAKLNVMICSRALLNMARKMEERYNIPYIEESFYGIDDMNRCLRNIAAKLGDPDLQERTEKLIAEETAALDLALAPYRARLKGKRVVLYTGGVKSWSIISAARDLGIEVVATSTRKSTEEDKAKIKKLIGNDGIMLEKGNAQELLQLVKDTRADMLIAGGRNQYTALKARIPFLDINQERHHPYAGYVGMIEMARELYEALYSPIWEQIRKPAPWEEEEEV; this is encoded by the coding sequence ATGAAAAGCACCCAAGGCAAAATCAACGAGCTGCTGACTGAGACAGGATGCGAACATAATCAGCACAAACAAGCGGAAAAGAAAAACAAATCATGCGCTCAACAGGCACAACCTGGCGCGGCTCAAGGGGGCTGTGCCTTTGATGGTGCAATGATTGCTCTAGTGCCGATCGCAGATGCTGCTCATTTAGTCCACGGGCCGATAGCCTGTGCTGGTAATTCCTGGGGCAGTCGTGGTAGTCTGTCGTCTGGCCCTCAACTCTACAAAATGGGCTTTACCACAGACTTGGGTGAAAATGATGTCATCTTCGGTGGCGAAAAGAAGCTCTACAAAGCGATTCTGGAACTCAAAGAGCGCTACCAACCAGCAGCAGTATTTGTCTATGCCACTTGCGTTACAGCCTTAATTGGCGATGATATGGATGCTGTCTGCAAAGCTGCGGCTGAGAAAATTGGTATTCCTGTTGTTCCTGTCATTGCCCCAGGATTCATTGGCAGTAAAAATCTCGGCAACCGTTTCGGTGGTGAAGCTTTGTTAGAATATGTTGTCGGAACAGCAGAACCGGAACATACAACGCCCTATGATATTAACTTAATCGGTGAATACAATATCGCCGGGGAAATGTGGGGAGTAACACCACTGCTAGAAAAATTAGGCATCCGTATTTTGTCTAAAATTACGGGCGATGCTCGCTACAATGAAATTCGCTACGCCCACCGCGCCAAGCTCAACGTCATGATCTGCTCACGAGCGCTGCTGAATATGGCGAGAAAGATGGAGGAGCGTTACAACATCCCTTACATTGAAGAGTCTTTCTACGGCATCGATGATATGAATCGCTGTCTGCGAAACATCGCCGCTAAATTAGGCGATCCTGATTTACAAGAGCGGACAGAAAAGCTAATTGCAGAAGAAACGGCTGCTTTAGATTTGGCATTGGCTCCTTATCGCGCTCGACTCAAAGGTAAGCGGGTTGTTTTATATACTGGTGGTGTTAAGAGTTGGTCGATTATCTCGGCTGCTAGAGACTTGGGTATTGAAGTTGTCGCTACCAGTACTCGAAAAAGTACTGAAGAAGATAAAGCCAAAATCAAGAAGTTGATTGGCAACGATGGCATCATGCTGGAGAAAGGCAATGCTCAAGAATTGCTACAACTGGTTAAAGACACTCGCGCAGATATGCTGATTGCTGGTGGACGTAACCAATACACAGCTTTGAAAGCTCGAATTCCTTTCCTTGATATCAACCAAGAACGCCACCATCCTTATGCAGGTTATGTGGGAATGATTGAGATGGCGCGGGAACTGTACGAAGCTTTGTATAGCCCGATTTGGGAACAAATACGCAAACCCGCTCCTTGGGAAGAAGAGGAGGAAGTTTAA
- a CDS encoding Mo-dependent nitrogenase C-terminal domain-containing protein, whose amino-acid sequence METINHTHEHTHTHPHPNYHPPNQKKPGWFHNLLNPLRRVVDGIQVKNNRIAHLICQTIPCCCPFERQIKLFGKCIDIPPLCKLNPLYDEFVGLRFRALSYLTDVCGEDVTKYIC is encoded by the coding sequence ATGGAAACCATCAATCACACTCACGAACACACTCATACTCATCCTCATCCTAATTACCATCCACCTAACCAGAAAAAACCAGGATGGTTCCACAATCTTCTTAATCCGTTGCGGCGTGTAGTGGATGGAATTCAGGTTAAAAATAATCGCATCGCTCATCTAATTTGCCAAACAATTCCTTGTTGTTGTCCCTTTGAGCGACAAATTAAATTATTTGGGAAGTGTATTGATATTCCACCACTATGTAAACTCAATCCTTTATATGACGAATTTGTAGGATTGCGTTTCCGCGCTCTATCTTACCTGACCGATGTATGTGGAGAGGATGTCACAAAATACATTTGTTAA
- the nifK gene encoding nitrogenase molybdenum-iron protein subunit beta — protein sequence MPQNPEKIQDHVELFHQPEYQQLFENKKQFENGHDPEEVKRVSEWTKGWDYREKNFAREALTVNPAKGCQPLGAIFAAVGFEGTLPFVQGSQGCVAYFRTHLTRHYKEPFSGVSSSMTEDAAVFGGLQNMIDGLANSYQLYKPKMIAVCTTCMAEVIGDDLQAFINNSKQAGSVPQDFPVPYAHTPSFVGSHITGYDNMMKGILSNLTAGHKKETSNGKINFIPGFDTYVGNNREIKRIASLFGFDYTILADNSDYLDSPNTGEFDMYPGGTKLEDAADSINAKATIALQAHSTPKTREYIEKEWKQPTSVSRPWGIKGTDEFLMKLSELSGIPIPEELEIERGRAVDAMTDSHSWIHGKRFAIYGEPDLVYSVVGFMLEMGAEPVHILVHNSNEVFEAEMKELLASSPFGQHATVWPGKDLWHMRSLLFTEPVDFLVGNTYGKYLWRDTKIPLVRIGYPIMDRHHLHRYATIGYQGVINLLNWTVNTLFEEIDRNTNIPSKTDISYDLIR from the coding sequence ATGCCTCAGAATCCAGAAAAAATTCAAGATCACGTCGAGTTATTCCACCAGCCTGAGTACCAACAGCTATTTGAAAACAAAAAGCAGTTTGAAAACGGTCACGATCCCGAAGAAGTAAAACGGGTTTCAGAGTGGACAAAGGGTTGGGATTATCGTGAAAAGAACTTCGCTCGTGAAGCTTTAACCGTTAACCCTGCTAAAGGCTGCCAACCACTAGGAGCAATCTTTGCTGCTGTTGGTTTTGAAGGTACTCTACCTTTCGTTCAAGGTTCTCAAGGTTGCGTTGCTTACTTTCGCACCCACTTAACCCGTCACTACAAAGAACCATTCTCTGGTGTATCTTCTTCAATGACTGAAGATGCAGCCGTGTTTGGTGGTCTGCAAAACATGATTGACGGCTTGGCGAACTCTTACCAACTGTACAAACCTAAGATGATCGCTGTCTGCACCACCTGTATGGCAGAAGTAATTGGTGATGACTTACAAGCCTTCATCAACAACTCTAAGCAAGCTGGTTCAGTTCCTCAAGATTTCCCAGTACCTTACGCTCACACCCCTAGCTTTGTCGGTTCCCATATCACTGGTTACGACAACATGATGAAGGGAATTCTTTCTAACTTGACCGCAGGTCATAAGAAAGAAACCAGCAATGGTAAAATCAACTTTATCCCAGGTTTTGACACCTACGTAGGCAATAACCGCGAAATCAAGCGGATTGCTTCTTTGTTCGGCTTTGACTACACAATTCTAGCCGACAACAGCGACTACCTAGATTCACCTAACACAGGTGAGTTCGATATGTACCCAGGTGGAACAAAGCTAGAAGATGCAGCAGATTCAATCAATGCGAAAGCTACGATCGCTCTGCAAGCACACTCTACACCCAAAACCCGCGAGTACATCGAAAAAGAATGGAAGCAACCAACCTCAGTTTCCCGTCCTTGGGGTATTAAGGGTACTGATGAGTTCTTGATGAAACTCAGCGAATTGAGCGGTATCCCCATTCCTGAAGAATTGGAAATCGAACGCGGTCGTGCAGTTGATGCCATGACTGATTCTCACTCATGGATTCACGGCAAGCGCTTCGCCATCTACGGCGAACCAGATTTAGTATACAGCGTAGTTGGCTTTATGCTAGAAATGGGTGCTGAACCTGTGCATATCTTGGTTCACAACAGCAACGAAGTATTTGAAGCAGAAATGAAAGAACTGCTTGCTTCTAGCCCCTTCGGTCAACATGCAACTGTTTGGCCTGGTAAGGACTTGTGGCACATGCGTTCATTGTTGTTCACCGAACCAGTAGACTTCCTGGTTGGTAACACCTACGGTAAGTACCTGTGGCGCGACACCAAGATTCCCCTCGTGAGAATCGGCTACCCCATCATGGATCGCCACCACCTACACCGCTATGCCACCATTGGTTATCAAGGTGTGATCAACCTCCTCAACTGGACTGTAAACACCCTGTTTGAAGAAATCGATCGCAACACCAACATTCCTTCTAAGACAGATATTTCCTACGACTTGATTCGTTAG
- a CDS encoding site-specific integrase — MHNQGQDKYQQAFADLEPASSTDGSFLGSSLQAQQQKEHMRTKVLLELEKVNLRLKSAKAKVTIRESNGSLQLRATLPIKPGDKDSNGTGRKQYNISLNIPSNLDGLKTAEEEAYELGKLIARKTFEWNDKYLGNEAIKKEFKTIGELLEQFENEYFKTHKRTTKSEHTFFYYFSRTKRFTNPKDLAIAENLISSLEQIDKEWAKYNAARAIAAFCVTFNIEINLSKYSKMPENNSRNIPTDAEIYDGILKFEDYLHNRGNQVNQNLQDSWQLWRWTYGMLAVFGLRPRELFINPDIDWWLSQENTDLTWKVHKDCKTGEREALPLHRQWIEDFDLRNPKYLEMLKGAIAKKDNTNHAEITALTQRVSWWFRKIGLDFKPYDLRHAWAIRAHILGIPIKAAADNLGHSVQVHTQTYQRWFSLDMRKLAINQALSKRNEVELIREENAKFRMENDKLKLEVEKLRMELVYKRSYTQN; from the coding sequence ATGCATAATCAGGGTCAAGACAAGTATCAACAAGCTTTTGCAGACTTAGAGCCTGCTTCATCTACCGATGGCAGTTTTCTTGGCTCAAGTCTGCAAGCACAGCAGCAAAAAGAACACATGAGAACGAAAGTACTACTAGAATTAGAGAAAGTTAATCTGCGTTTGAAGTCTGCAAAGGCAAAGGTGACTATTAGAGAATCGAATGGAAGTCTGCAATTACGGGCGACGTTACCAATTAAGCCGGGAGACAAAGATAGCAATGGTACTGGCAGAAAACAATACAATATCAGTTTAAATATTCCCTCTAACTTAGATGGACTCAAAACGGCTGAGGAAGAAGCCTATGAATTAGGTAAATTAATCGCTCGTAAAACTTTTGAATGGAATGATAAATATTTAGGTAATGAGGCAATTAAAAAAGAATTTAAGACTATAGGAGAATTACTCGAACAATTTGAAAATGAGTATTTTAAAACTCATAAACGAACTACTAAAAGCGAACATACTTTTTTTTATTACTTTTCCCGAACTAAACGATTTACGAATCCTAAAGATTTAGCGATCGCTGAAAATCTGATCAGTTCACTTGAGCAAATAGATAAAGAATGGGCTAAGTATAATGCAGCTAGAGCGATCGCAGCATTTTGCGTAACATTCAATATCGAAATTAATTTATCTAAATATTCCAAAATGCCGGAGAATAATTCCCGCAATATACCTACAGATGCAGAAATATATGATGGAATTCTCAAGTTTGAAGATTATCTGCATAACAGAGGCAATCAAGTTAATCAAAATCTTCAAGATAGTTGGCAACTTTGGCGCTGGACTTATGGAATGTTAGCAGTTTTTGGTTTACGTCCACGGGAACTTTTTATTAATCCTGATATTGATTGGTGGTTGAGTCAAGAAAACACTGATTTGACATGGAAAGTTCATAAAGATTGTAAAACTGGTGAGAGAGAAGCATTACCATTACATCGTCAATGGATTGAGGATTTTGATTTGAGAAATCCTAAATATTTGGAGATGTTGAAGGGGGCGATCGCTAAAAAAGATAACACAAATCATGCTGAGATAACAGCGTTAACACAGCGAGTTAGTTGGTGGTTTCGTAAAATAGGATTGGATTTTAAACCGTATGATTTACGTCACGCTTGGGCAATTCGGGCGCATATTTTAGGGATACCAATCAAAGCGGCGGCGGATAATTTGGGACATAGTGTGCAAGTTCACACGCAAACTTATCAACGCTGGTTTTCGCTGGATATGCGAAAGTTGGCAATTAATCAGGCTTTGAGTAAGAGAAATGAAGTTGAGTTGATTAGGGAGGAGAATGCTAAGTTTAGGATGGAGAATGATAAGTTGAAGTTGGAGGTTGAGAAATTGAGGATGGAGTTAGTTTATAAGCGGAGTTATACTCAGAATTAA
- a CDS encoding type II toxin-antitoxin system VapC family toxin has product MAIYFIDSSALVKRYISETGSAWVLELFDPTLNNEVFIAAITSVEIIAAITRRSRGGSISITDATITRNQFKRDLQKDYQIVEITENVINSGIVLSETYGLRGYDAIQLAVGRAVNSICIANGLPSITFVSADNELNAAVGSEGLMIENPNSHS; this is encoded by the coding sequence ATGGCAATCTACTTCATAGACAGTAGTGCATTGGTCAAGCGTTATATTAGTGAAACTGGGTCAGCTTGGGTTTTGGAGCTATTTGATCCAACTCTCAATAATGAGGTATTTATTGCTGCAATAACCAGTGTAGAAATTATAGCGGCAATTACCAGGCGATCGCGTGGTGGAAGTATCAGCATTACAGATGCGACAATAACACGCAATCAGTTCAAACGTGATTTACAGAAAGACTATCAAATTGTTGAAATCACAGAAAATGTTATTAATTCTGGAATAGTATTGTCTGAAACTTATGGTTTAAGAGGTTATGATGCTATCCAACTAGCAGTAGGTCGTGCAGTCAACAGCATTTGTATTGCTAATGGATTACCTTCTATTACTTTTGTCTCCGCAGATAATGAGTTGAATGCAGCAGTTGGAAGTGAGGGATTAATGATTGAAAACCCTAATAGTCACTCATAA
- a CDS encoding element excision factor XisI family protein translates to MPKQDIAIAYHAPHVRQYTEFAVG, encoded by the coding sequence GTGCCTAAGCAAGATATTGCGATCGCATATCATGCACCTCATGTAAGGCAGTATACAGAGTTTGCTGTAGGCTAA
- a CDS encoding DUF2267 domain-containing protein: MPDQSFRTNIPEVDPTEIEDTRTAIADEHHSFLEKVMVRSGFADLYDARDFTEVVYRVMRDLMTKDTIERVEGELHTEAVPTDEKALQFEVAELWKDTNPIVRFLSKIRQPLRGPAPIGIDSKLFLTRVANEGGVPGSVDAEQAVKAVFSATKDELSQERIQEIAGALPDYVRQLWDQA, encoded by the coding sequence ATGCCCGATCAAAGTTTTAGAACAAATATTCCAGAAGTTGACCCAACGGAGATTGAAGATACTCGAACTGCGATCGCTGATGAACATCACTCTTTTCTTGAAAAGGTCATGGTTCGAAGCGGCTTTGCAGATTTGTATGACGCAAGAGACTTTACCGAAGTTGTGTATCGCGTCATGCGCGACTTAATGACCAAAGACACAATTGAGCGCGTGGAAGGAGAACTGCACACAGAGGCTGTACCTACAGATGAGAAAGCACTCCAGTTTGAAGTGGCTGAACTCTGGAAAGACACCAATCCAATTGTGAGATTTTTAAGCAAAATCCGTCAACCTTTAAGAGGCCCGGCTCCAATTGGAATTGATTCCAAGCTATTTCTAACGCGGGTTGCTAATGAAGGAGGGGTTCCAGGATCAGTCGATGCAGAACAAGCAGTTAAAGCTGTATTTTCTGCCACCAAAGACGAACTTTCCCAAGAGCGGATTCAGGAAATTGCTGGCGCGCTCCCTGATTATGTTCGTCAGCTTTGGGATCAAGCTTAA